The Chryseobacterium aureum genome contains a region encoding:
- a CDS encoding Imm26 family immunity protein: MEYFEKKEGNIFFIPLFLPGGVKENVKNYKSFKFVENETYAYGRLIEKNDSTGDLIEIFKYTGEIPKDKNIILNSGRLTEPIHTTLAFDRNRWRFILETDQYDKNKDSNYSEITFILGTENSFDLWKGGTKQRISNDEAKKYNPWTIFNPTRVEDAIKTDNLALLQQ, encoded by the coding sequence ATGGAATACTTTGAAAAAAAAGAGGGTAATATTTTTTTCATACCCTTATTCTTACCTGGAGGGGTAAAAGAAAATGTTAAAAATTATAAATCTTTTAAATTTGTTGAAAATGAAACATATGCGTATGGAAGATTAATTGAAAAGAATGATTCAACCGGAGATCTTATTGAAATATTTAAATATACAGGTGAAATTCCAAAGGATAAAAATATAATTCTTAATTCAGGAAGATTAACAGAGCCTATCCATACTACACTGGCTTTTGACAGAAACAGATGGAGATTTATTTTGGAGACAGATCAGTATGATAAAAATAAAGATTCCAATTATTCTGAAATAACTTTTATTCTGGGTACAGAAAATAGCTTTGATTTATGGAAAGGCGGAACAAAGCAAAGAATAAGTAATGACGAGGCTAAAAAATATAACCCCTGGACTATCTTCAATCCAACAAGAGTTGAGGATGCTATAAAAACTGATAACCTGGCTCTGCTCCAGCAATAA
- a CDS encoding immunity 51 family protein, producing MMETNNLKQAIKPFFWVEHSNSFSVCLDAGSYKQEIFDTRADEGFEGNGYDWASLADVFIQEKRPDLIDIIHFDPEAGMFCAYSSDSEKLKEFILNFKNACEDETLLKDLFSRAELD from the coding sequence ATGATGGAAACAAATAATTTAAAACAAGCAATCAAACCCTTTTTTTGGGTAGAACACTCCAACAGCTTTTCTGTTTGTCTGGATGCAGGATCCTATAAACAGGAAATATTTGATACCCGTGCCGATGAAGGTTTCGAAGGAAATGGCTATGATTGGGCCTCATTAGCAGATGTTTTTATCCAAGAAAAAAGACCCGATCTGATTGATATCATTCATTTCGATCCTGAAGCAGGAATGTTTTGTGCCTATTCTTCCGATTCAGAAAAGTTGAAAGAATTTATCTTAAACTTTAAAAATGCATGCGAAGATGAAACCTTACTCAAAGATTTGTTTTCACGCGCAGAGCTGGATTGA
- a CDS encoding bacteriocin-like protein has translation MKNFKKISRDQLKNMNGGAATCSEACCPPPGIKRCPWVYCVAPCDILS, from the coding sequence ATGAAAAATTTCAAAAAAATTTCAAGAGACCAATTGAAGAATATGAATGGCGGAGCAGCCACCTGCTCTGAAGCATGCTGTCCACCTCCGGGAATTAAAAGATGTCCGTGGGTGTATTGTGTAGCGCCATGTGACATTTTAAGTTAA
- a CDS encoding bacteriocin-like protein, giving the protein MKNLKKIERQELKTIKGGIDCRGGQLCLIGGKWQCMPYDGCGGGNQP; this is encoded by the coding sequence ATGAAAAATTTAAAGAAAATCGAAAGACAGGAATTGAAAACAATTAAGGGTGGAATTGACTGCAGAGGCGGTCAGTTATGTTTAATCGGAGGAAAATGGCAGTGTATGCCTTATGACGGATGCGGCGGTGGAAACCAGCCATAA
- a CDS encoding alpha/beta fold hydrolase: MKSLFKFFTLLILISILTVSRLYGQKVKPSESGYAPVNGIKVYYEVYGKGKPIVLLHGAFMTIDMNWGELIPELSKNRKVIALELQGHGHSPFSERKLSHATLASDVTKVMDYLKIDKADVAGYSFGGEVAYQLAIQSPERLDKLVIISSTYKTKGWLPEVNKAFEGMKPEFFTDSPLHKAYNAVAPDKTKWTKFLEQMMASAGQPFDLGDDQIAKISAPVLIIAGDNDGLDKTELAKTYKLLGGDVFADMGAVPKSQLAIAPAQTHVSLMMQTAMILNYLNSFLK; the protein is encoded by the coding sequence ATGAAAAGTTTATTCAAATTCTTTACCTTACTGATCTTAATCAGTATTCTTACCGTATCCCGGTTATATGGTCAAAAAGTAAAGCCTTCTGAAAGTGGCTATGCACCTGTTAATGGTATTAAAGTCTATTATGAGGTTTACGGGAAAGGAAAACCTATTGTATTGCTGCATGGTGCTTTCATGACAATTGATATGAATTGGGGTGAATTGATTCCCGAGCTTTCTAAAAATAGAAAAGTAATCGCTCTTGAATTGCAGGGACATGGGCATTCCCCGTTTTCGGAACGAAAGTTATCACATGCCACACTGGCAAGTGACGTTACAAAAGTAATGGACTACCTGAAAATTGACAAAGCGGATGTTGCAGGATATAGCTTTGGAGGAGAAGTAGCTTATCAGCTGGCCATACAGAGTCCGGAACGATTGGATAAACTGGTGATTATTTCATCAACTTATAAAACAAAAGGCTGGCTTCCTGAAGTGAATAAAGCATTTGAAGGAATGAAACCGGAGTTCTTTACAGACAGCCCTCTACACAAGGCCTATAATGCTGTAGCACCGGATAAAACAAAATGGACAAAATTCCTTGAACAGATGATGGCTTCTGCCGGACAGCCTTTCGATCTTGGGGATGATCAAATTGCTAAAATCTCAGCACCTGTTTTAATTATAGCCGGTGATAATGACGGTTTGGATAAAACAGAGCTGGCCAAAACCTATAAATTATTGGGCGGCGATGTTTTTGCAGATATGGGTGCTGTGCCCAAATCCCAGCTGGCTATTGCTCCGGCACAGACTCATGTGAGTCTGATGATGCAAACAGCAATGATCCTGAACTATCTGAACAGTTTTTTGAAATGA
- a CDS encoding VOC family protein has protein sequence MEVKFEAGINIAIKIPKNKYEKTVAFYRDILKLDVKEKPIDNSTVSRTHEVKFGHNIIWLDCVDNYTHSETWLQLTVPDVETATHYLQSHGVETCDEIEELPENMHWITDPAGTVFNLQQKV, from the coding sequence ATGGAAGTAAAATTTGAAGCCGGAATTAATATTGCCATAAAGATTCCCAAAAATAAATATGAAAAAACAGTAGCTTTTTACAGAGACATTTTAAAATTGGACGTTAAGGAAAAACCAATTGATAATTCCACTGTTTCCAGAACGCATGAAGTAAAATTCGGACATAATATAATCTGGCTGGATTGTGTGGATAATTACACCCATTCTGAAACCTGGTTGCAGCTCACTGTTCCTGATGTAGAAACCGCTACACACTATTTGCAGTCACACGGAGTAGAAACCTGTGACGAAATTGAAGAGCTTCCTGAAAATATGCATTGGATTACTGATCCCGCGGGTACTGTTTTCAATTTGCAACAAAAGGTATAA
- a CDS encoding Lrp/AsnC family transcriptional regulator: MEQLDDKDLQLLRLLQKNAKLTVKELAKEVNLSTSPVFERVKRLEQDGFVKRYAAILDAEKLNRGFTVFCQIKLKIHDRSVGYDFVKEILEIEEVAECYNISGDFDFLLKVQVRDMKHYQDFVFNKLGSVDSIGSTHSTFVMAEVKNNHGLTI; encoded by the coding sequence GTGGAACAACTCGATGATAAGGACTTACAGCTGCTCAGACTGCTCCAGAAAAATGCTAAACTGACCGTTAAAGAGCTGGCAAAAGAAGTTAATCTCTCCACCTCCCCTGTTTTTGAAAGAGTGAAAAGGCTGGAACAGGATGGTTTTGTTAAAAGATATGCTGCCATTCTTGATGCTGAAAAACTAAACCGGGGATTTACGGTTTTCTGCCAGATCAAGCTCAAAATTCACGACCGGTCCGTAGGCTATGATTTTGTAAAAGAGATTTTAGAGATTGAAGAAGTTGCGGAATGCTATAATATTTCCGGTGATTTTGATTTTCTTCTGAAAGTTCAGGTAAGAGATATGAAACATTATCAGGATTTTGTGTTCAATAAGCTTGGGTCTGTGGATTCTATCGGAAGCACTCACAGTACTTTTGTGATGGCTGAAGTGAAAAATAATCACGGATTAACGATATAG
- the metE gene encoding 5-methyltetrahydropteroyltriglutamate--homocysteine S-methyltransferase, with protein sequence MQTHILGYPRIGSKRELKKACEQYWSGKILLEELLNTGRNICNQNWSIQKEAGIDLIPCNDFSYYDQVLDMSLVVGAIPTRYHEVVLKKNNAELDLYFAMARGYQKDGLDITAMEMTKWFDTNYHYIVPEFYRNQQFKLSSDKIFNEFAGAKQAGINPKPVIIGLVSYLLLGKEKEEGFDKLDLTGNLLPVYTEILTKLQDQGAEWIQFDEPFLALDLTEKAKETYLSVYAEIRKRFPKLKFIVATYFDGLKDNTPLAASLPVNTLHVDLVRNPEQLDDILNVIPESLSLSLGVIDGRNIWKNDYEKSLFFIRKAIERLGSERIFIAPSCSLLHSPCDLDFETTLNPEIKNWLAFAKQKVAEAVVLKELASGTENEQILEAFEENKKATESRRTSSLIHNDQVKQRANAVTEKDAQRINSFKIRKEEQQKVLQLPLFPTTTIGSFPQTTEVRSWRAKFKKGELTAEQYDTLLKEETQRTIRWQEEIGIDVLVHGEFERNDMVEYFGEQLEGFVFTKNGWVQSYGSRCVKPPVIFGDVSRPTPMTVYWSQYAQSQTEKWVKGMLTGPVTILQWSFVRDDQPRSETCKQIALAIRDEVVDLEKAGIRIIQIDEPAIREGLPLRKTDWQNYLKWAVEAFRISASGVEDATQIHTHMCYSEFNDIIENIADMDADVITIECSRSQMELLNAFADFKYPNEIGPGVYDIHSPRVPSKEEMIELLRKAQHVIPANQLWVNPDCGLKTRHWDETEKALIAMVAAAKEASVEYAL encoded by the coding sequence ATGCAAACTCACATTCTGGGCTATCCGCGTATTGGTAGCAAAAGAGAACTCAAAAAAGCCTGCGAGCAGTATTGGTCAGGTAAAATTCTTTTGGAAGAACTTCTGAATACAGGAAGAAATATCTGTAATCAAAACTGGAGTATCCAGAAAGAAGCGGGAATAGACCTTATCCCTTGTAATGATTTTTCTTATTATGATCAGGTATTGGATATGAGCCTTGTGGTAGGGGCAATCCCGACCCGTTATCATGAAGTTGTGCTTAAAAAAAATAACGCTGAGCTGGATCTTTATTTTGCCATGGCAAGAGGATATCAGAAAGATGGATTGGATATCACCGCAATGGAAATGACGAAATGGTTTGATACGAATTACCATTATATCGTCCCGGAATTTTACAGAAACCAACAGTTTAAGCTAAGTTCAGATAAGATTTTCAATGAATTTGCAGGTGCCAAACAGGCTGGAATCAATCCAAAACCAGTTATCATCGGGCTTGTTTCTTATCTGTTATTAGGAAAAGAAAAAGAAGAAGGATTTGATAAGCTGGATCTGACCGGAAATCTTCTTCCTGTCTATACAGAGATTTTAACCAAACTTCAGGATCAGGGTGCAGAATGGATTCAGTTTGATGAACCTTTTCTGGCATTGGATTTAACAGAGAAAGCAAAAGAAACTTATCTTTCAGTATATGCTGAAATCAGGAAACGTTTCCCAAAACTGAAATTTATTGTGGCCACTTATTTTGACGGATTAAAAGATAATACACCACTTGCTGCTTCACTTCCTGTAAATACTCTGCATGTTGATTTGGTGAGAAATCCAGAACAGCTGGATGATATCTTAAATGTTATTCCGGAAAGCTTAAGTCTTTCATTAGGGGTCATTGATGGTAGAAACATCTGGAAAAATGATTATGAGAAATCGCTGTTTTTCATCAGAAAAGCCATTGAAAGATTAGGTTCTGAAAGAATTTTCATCGCTCCATCATGTTCATTGCTTCACTCCCCTTGTGATCTTGATTTTGAAACCACACTTAATCCTGAAATTAAAAACTGGCTGGCTTTTGCCAAACAGAAAGTGGCAGAAGCAGTAGTGCTTAAAGAACTTGCTTCCGGAACCGAAAATGAACAGATTCTGGAAGCATTCGAAGAAAATAAAAAAGCCACTGAAAGCAGAAGAACTTCTTCTCTTATCCATAATGATCAGGTAAAACAAAGAGCTAATGCTGTCACCGAAAAGGATGCTCAGAGAATAAATAGCTTCAAAATCCGTAAAGAAGAGCAGCAGAAAGTGTTGCAGCTTCCTTTATTCCCAACCACCACCATAGGATCGTTCCCGCAAACCACAGAAGTAAGAAGCTGGAGAGCCAAATTCAAAAAAGGAGAGCTTACAGCAGAACAGTACGATACTTTATTGAAAGAGGAAACTCAGAGAACCATCCGCTGGCAGGAAGAAATCGGTATCGATGTACTGGTTCACGGAGAATTTGAGCGTAATGACATGGTAGAATATTTCGGAGAACAACTGGAAGGATTTGTATTCACCAAAAACGGATGGGTACAAAGCTACGGAAGCCGTTGTGTGAAGCCTCCTGTGATCTTTGGTGATGTTTCCCGGCCAACTCCTATGACGGTGTATTGGTCTCAATATGCCCAGTCGCAGACTGAAAAATGGGTAAAAGGGATGCTTACAGGGCCGGTTACCATTTTACAGTGGTCATTTGTACGTGATGATCAGCCCCGTTCAGAAACATGTAAGCAGATAGCTTTGGCGATCCGGGATGAGGTTGTGGATCTTGAAAAGGCGGGAATCAGAATTATCCAGATTGATGAACCTGCCATCAGAGAAGGACTTCCGTTAAGAAAAACAGACTGGCAGAATTATCTGAAGTGGGCGGTAGAGGCTTTCAGAATTTCTGCAAGTGGAGTGGAAGACGCTACCCAGATCCATACCCATATGTGCTATTCGGAATTCAATGATATTATTGAAAATATTGCTGACATGGATGCAGACGTAATTACCATAGAATGTTCCCGCTCTCAGATGGAATTGCTGAATGCTTTTGCAGACTTTAAATACCCGAATGAAATTGGTCCGGGAGTCTATGATATTCACTCACCAAGAGTTCCGTCAAAAGAAGAAATGATCGAGCTGCTGAGAAAAGCGCAGCATGTGATTCCTGCAAACCAGCTTTGGGTAAATCCGGACTGCGGACTGAAAACAAGGCACTGGGATGAAACAGAAAAAGCTTTAATAGCAATGGTGGCTGCCGCTAAGGAAGCTTCTGTAGAATATGCACTGTAA
- a CDS encoding helix-turn-helix domain-containing protein: MSENTIRFPINYSCHFSEFREGEQFAQIHSLGLVLSGEMELNDGITKTIFKEGELYSARKNSLLKFAKYPPKNGEVRTISIYFDDAMLQDFSREYGYQAEKKDHVPAYIKPDQKALHSFMYSLSAYEDLPASEEILRLKQKEALLLLLNYDAGLKDILFDFSEPYKIDIEAFMNKNFHFNVNVERFAYLTGRSLSAFKRDFQKIFGIPPRQWLQLRRLKEAHFLLAQQGRSVSDIYLDLGFENLSHFSYAFKKQFGYAPSTLQAK, from the coding sequence ATGAGTGAAAATACCATCCGTTTTCCGATTAATTATTCCTGTCACTTTTCAGAATTCCGGGAAGGAGAGCAATTTGCGCAAATTCACAGTCTGGGATTGGTTCTTTCCGGAGAAATGGAGCTGAATGACGGCATTACAAAAACAATCTTCAAGGAAGGCGAGCTTTATTCTGCCAGGAAAAACAGCTTATTGAAATTTGCAAAATATCCTCCTAAAAATGGAGAAGTACGAACCATTTCCATCTATTTTGATGATGCCATGCTTCAGGATTTCAGCCGTGAATATGGATATCAGGCAGAAAAGAAAGACCATGTTCCCGCTTATATAAAACCTGATCAAAAGGCATTGCATTCTTTTATGTACTCATTATCAGCTTATGAAGATCTTCCTGCTTCAGAGGAAATTCTCCGGCTTAAGCAGAAAGAAGCTTTATTGCTGCTGCTGAATTATGATGCAGGTCTTAAGGATATTTTATTTGATTTTTCTGAACCCTATAAAATAGATATTGAAGCATTTATGAATAAGAATTTTCATTTCAATGTCAATGTAGAGCGCTTTGCTTATTTAACGGGAAGAAGTTTATCTGCATTCAAAAGAGACTTTCAGAAAATATTTGGTATTCCGCCAAGACAGTGGCTTCAGCTTCGAAGATTAAAAGAAGCCCATTTTCTGCTTGCCCAACAGGGAAGATCCGTTTCGGATATTTATCTGGATCTGGGATTTGAAAATTTATCCCATTTTTCTTATGCCTTTAAAAAGCAGTTTGGCTATGCTCCAAGCACATTACAGGCAAAATAG
- a CDS encoding aldehyde dehydrogenase family protein, translating to MIQITKIYVNGEFVTPKGTETFDLINPATNEKTGEVVLGNEEDTQMAIAAAKKAFTTFSKTTKEERISLLKKLHETVSKRETELVSAMVNEYGGTLQFCRMSVQNAISAFTAIINTLESYDFERTVGHSKVRFESLGVVGIITPWNASNSFICNKLATAIAAGCTAVIKPSEMSAVQTQLLTECFHEAGLPQGVFNIVNGLGNVVGAEITRHPDIAKISFTGSTQTGKAIAKGAVDTMKRVTLELGGKSPNIILEDADFNQAIPMAVFGAYMNNGQACIAPTRLLVPQNRLDEVNELAKKAAEQVKVGNPGDEDTLVGPMVSAKQFERVQSYIRLGQEEGAVLLAGGEGKPEGLEKGNFVKATLFTNVRNDMRIAQEEIFGPVLSIIPYNNEEEAISIANDTTYGLAAYISSADKEHAERVAAQIDAGRICINGFAHDPYAPFGGFKQSGIGREFGVFGLEAYLEPKAILV from the coding sequence ATGATACAGATTACTAAAATTTACGTCAACGGAGAATTCGTAACTCCAAAAGGAACAGAAACTTTTGATCTTATTAACCCAGCTACCAATGAGAAAACCGGAGAAGTAGTGCTGGGAAATGAAGAAGATACCCAAATGGCCATTGCAGCGGCAAAGAAAGCTTTTACCACATTCTCGAAAACAACAAAAGAAGAAAGAATCAGCCTTCTTAAAAAACTGCACGAAACCGTAAGCAAAAGAGAAACTGAACTGGTTTCTGCCATGGTTAATGAATATGGAGGTACATTGCAATTCTGCAGAATGAGTGTTCAAAATGCAATTTCTGCCTTTACAGCTATCATAAACACTTTAGAATCTTATGATTTCGAAAGAACTGTGGGACATTCTAAAGTACGTTTTGAGTCTTTAGGGGTAGTAGGAATTATCACTCCATGGAATGCCAGCAACAGCTTCATTTGTAATAAACTGGCTACCGCTATTGCTGCAGGCTGTACAGCTGTTATCAAACCAAGCGAGATGAGTGCCGTACAAACCCAGCTGCTCACGGAATGCTTTCATGAAGCAGGCTTACCGCAAGGGGTTTTTAATATTGTTAATGGATTGGGAAATGTAGTTGGTGCAGAAATTACCCGGCATCCGGATATTGCTAAAATCTCCTTCACAGGATCTACCCAGACTGGAAAAGCAATTGCAAAAGGTGCTGTAGATACGATGAAGAGAGTAACTCTGGAACTTGGAGGAAAGTCTCCCAATATCATTCTGGAGGATGCCGATTTTAATCAGGCAATCCCGATGGCTGTTTTCGGGGCCTATATGAATAATGGACAGGCCTGTATTGCCCCTACCCGTCTGCTTGTTCCCCAGAACAGACTGGATGAAGTGAATGAGCTGGCTAAAAAAGCTGCTGAGCAGGTAAAAGTGGGAAACCCCGGCGATGAAGATACGCTTGTAGGTCCCATGGTAAGTGCAAAACAGTTTGAAAGAGTACAAAGCTACATCCGTCTGGGACAGGAAGAAGGGGCTGTTCTCCTTGCCGGTGGTGAAGGAAAGCCTGAAGGCCTTGAAAAGGGTAATTTCGTAAAAGCAACTCTATTCACCAATGTCCGTAATGATATGCGGATTGCTCAGGAAGAAATTTTTGGACCTGTACTTTCAATCATTCCTTATAACAATGAAGAGGAAGCCATTTCTATTGCCAATGACACTACTTATGGTCTTGCTGCATATATCAGCTCTGCGGATAAAGAACATGCAGAACGGGTAGCGGCACAGATAGATGCCGGAAGAATCTGTATTAATGGATTTGCCCATGACCCTTATGCGCCTTTCGGTGGCTTTAAACAAAGTGGTATCGGACGTGAATTTGGAGTATTCGGTCTGGAAGCGTACCTGGAGCCTAAAGCAATCCTTGTATAA